The following are from one region of the Treponema denticola genome:
- a CDS encoding amino acid ABC transporter ATP-binding protein, which produces MLKIKNLTVVFNGKAVLNDFNLEVKKGETVVIIGPSGTGKSTLLRCINYLEKPQKGTIELGGVYADFSKINKKTIVTLRKHSSMVFQSFNLFNNLTVKMNIVKPLTVVYGFEKERAETVALQLLKKVGLLEKADDYPTTLSGGQKQRVGIVRAVAINPNIILFDEPTSALDPELSGEVLNVIRDLSKENMTLLIVTHEMKFAGEIADKIIFMEDGCIVEEGTPEKIFTNPDNLRTKEFVTGKF; this is translated from the coding sequence ATGCTAAAGATAAAAAACTTGACGGTAGTATTTAACGGTAAAGCGGTTTTAAATGATTTTAACTTAGAAGTAAAAAAAGGCGAAACGGTTGTTATAATCGGCCCTTCAGGTACCGGGAAATCTACTTTATTACGATGTATAAACTATTTAGAAAAACCCCAAAAAGGAACGATAGAGCTTGGCGGTGTTTATGCAGATTTTTCTAAAATAAATAAAAAAACGATAGTTACATTAAGAAAACATTCATCCATGGTTTTTCAGTCTTTTAATCTTTTTAATAATTTAACCGTAAAAATGAATATCGTAAAACCTCTTACGGTTGTTTACGGATTTGAAAAAGAAAGAGCGGAAACTGTGGCTCTTCAGTTATTAAAAAAAGTTGGCCTTCTTGAAAAAGCTGATGATTATCCTACTACATTATCCGGCGGACAAAAGCAAAGAGTAGGTATTGTTCGAGCTGTTGCCATCAATCCAAACATCATTTTATTTGATGAACCCACTTCCGCTCTCGATCCCGAGTTATCCGGAGAAGTGCTGAATGTAATAAGAGATCTTTCAAAAGAGAATATGACATTATTGATCGTTACACACGAAATGAAATTTGCCGGGGAAATTGCAGATAAAATCATTTTTATGGAAGACGGTTGCATTGTTGAAGAAGGGACTCCTGAAAAAATATTTACAAATCCCGACAATCTCAGAACGAAAGAATTCGTTACAGGAAAATTTTAG
- a CDS encoding amino acid ABC transporter permease — translation MNNTIYFDVRFALQLVPGMLKYAGVTLRLSMLAIVCGLALAFLIAFIIDAKVPLLSAFFRLYVSFFRGTPLMAQLFCFYFGVLPLMGSMVQRVSSFSAALIVLSLASSAYMSESLRAAFSSIEKGQMEAAYSVGMTYMQAMRFIILPQAIRVALPTLFSSFINIIKDTSLVFAIGVKEMMAQAQLEGSSGYRYLEAYVCVLFVYWAITAILGKVQKRLEKKFSKGVGLDG, via the coding sequence GTGAATAATACTATATATTTTGACGTAAGGTTTGCGCTGCAGCTTGTTCCGGGAATGTTAAAGTATGCAGGCGTAACCTTACGGCTTTCGATGTTAGCAATAGTATGCGGTCTTGCCTTAGCTTTTTTGATTGCATTTATAATTGATGCAAAAGTGCCTTTATTAAGCGCTTTTTTTAGACTGTATGTTTCGTTTTTTAGAGGCACCCCGTTGATGGCACAGCTGTTTTGTTTCTATTTTGGAGTCTTGCCTTTAATGGGAAGTATGGTGCAGCGAGTTTCATCTTTTTCGGCTGCATTGATAGTACTTTCTTTAGCCAGTTCCGCTTATATGTCTGAATCGTTACGAGCTGCTTTTTCTTCCATTGAAAAAGGGCAAATGGAAGCTGCCTATTCGGTCGGTATGACATATATGCAAGCAATGCGTTTTATCATTTTGCCGCAAGCAATAAGGGTTGCCTTACCTACTTTATTTAGCAGCTTTATCAACATTATTAAAGATACATCTTTGGTTTTTGCAATAGGAGTTAAAGAAATGATGGCGCAGGCTCAACTGGAAGGCTCATCCGGTTATAGATACTTGGAAGCTTACGTTTGCGTTTTATTTGTTTATTGGGCAATTACTGCAATTTTGGGTAAAGTCCAAAAGCGGCTTGAAAAAAAATTTAGTAAAGGAGTTGGTCTTGACGGATAA
- a CDS encoding transporter substrate-binding domain-containing protein, which produces MKKNGMILCAMLLGCTLFAMGKGETPTNENVITIGTSASYKPWAYQEKDVVKGFEIDVWNEIAKRNGLKLEMKLGKFSGLVGMLDAGEIDSVAHQMSITPARLEKYLFSSPYAYSYYDFFVKKGSDIKTLDDLKQKRVGCWLGGNGEKTLREINEKYHLNLDIVTYDGAPMEREVLLGRIDAFWQGEVKTLTVVKDENLDLTQLHQRLTYEVNAYPFRKDARGEKLSAMAKKTIDEMRKDGTLKKLSEKWFSIDVTQEAKK; this is translated from the coding sequence ATGAAGAAAAATGGCATGATTTTATGTGCTATGTTACTTGGATGTACCCTATTCGCTATGGGAAAGGGTGAAACGCCAACGAATGAAAATGTTATTACAATTGGAACTTCGGCTTCGTACAAGCCGTGGGCTTATCAAGAAAAAGATGTTGTAAAAGGCTTTGAAATCGACGTATGGAATGAAATTGCAAAAAGAAACGGTTTAAAGCTTGAAATGAAATTAGGTAAATTTTCAGGATTAGTAGGGATGTTAGATGCAGGCGAAATAGATTCCGTTGCACATCAAATGTCCATTACACCTGCGCGTTTAGAAAAATATTTGTTTTCAAGTCCTTATGCTTACAGTTATTATGACTTTTTTGTAAAAAAAGGATCGGACATTAAAACCTTAGATGATTTAAAACAAAAGAGGGTAGGCTGCTGGCTTGGCGGAAATGGAGAGAAAACATTAAGAGAAATTAATGAAAAATATCACTTAAACCTTGATATCGTCACGTATGACGGAGCTCCTATGGAACGCGAAGTTTTGTTGGGAAGAATAGACGCTTTCTGGCAAGGTGAAGTAAAAACTCTTACAGTAGTAAAAGATGAAAATCTGGATTTAACTCAATTGCATCAAAGGCTTACTTATGAAGTAAACGCTTATCCTTTTAGAAAAGATGCACGAGGTGAAAAATTATCTGCTATGGCAAAAAAAACAATAGATGAAATGCGAAAAGACGGAACATTAAAAAAGCTGTCGGAAAAATGGTTCTCAATTGATGTAACTCAAGAAGCAAAAAAATAA
- the grdB gene encoding glycine reductase complex selenoprotein B, with amino-acid sequence MSKVIVHYINQFFAGKGGEDMADYKPEVIDGTAGPGTGIQGALGDAGKIVKTIICGDNFFNEHEEEAIAFVKKVLTDTKADLLIAGPGFNAGRYGMACGNAAKVAFELGIPAISGLYEENPGYDVFKAFMYTIKTGNSAVSMREAVPAIGALAKKLLKGEKICCPEKEGLLPRGVRQNYFAEERGAKRAVDMLIKKIKGEEFVTEYPMPVFDRVPPQPPVKDITKAKIALVTSGGVVPKGNPDHIEASNASHYGEYSIAGMAALSSKDSETAHGGYDPTYCNANPNRVLPVDVLRDMEKEGKIGKLHDKYYTTVGNGTAVKRAKKFAEEIVQKLVNDGVQAVILTSTUGTCTRCGATMVKEIERFLPVVHIATVVPISKTVGANRIVPAVAIPHPLGDPKMNDADEKKLRRSLVEKALKALETPISEQTVF; translated from the coding sequence ATGAGTAAAGTAATTGTTCATTATATCAATCAGTTCTTTGCCGGAAAGGGCGGAGAAGACATGGCTGACTACAAACCGGAGGTTATTGACGGAACAGCAGGTCCCGGTACCGGAATTCAAGGTGCCTTAGGAGATGCAGGAAAGATCGTCAAGACCATTATCTGCGGTGATAACTTTTTTAACGAGCACGAAGAAGAAGCTATTGCATTCGTCAAAAAAGTTCTTACAGATACAAAAGCAGACCTTCTTATTGCCGGTCCCGGATTTAACGCCGGACGATACGGTATGGCTTGCGGTAACGCAGCAAAGGTTGCCTTTGAGCTTGGAATCCCCGCTATTTCTGGTCTCTATGAAGAAAACCCCGGTTATGATGTATTCAAAGCCTTTATGTACACAATCAAAACAGGCAACTCTGCTGTAAGCATGAGAGAAGCTGTTCCTGCTATCGGAGCTTTGGCTAAAAAACTTTTAAAGGGCGAAAAAATTTGCTGCCCCGAAAAAGAAGGTCTCTTACCCAGAGGCGTACGCCAAAACTATTTTGCAGAAGAAAGAGGTGCAAAGAGAGCTGTTGACATGCTCATCAAGAAGATTAAGGGTGAAGAATTCGTAACCGAATATCCGATGCCCGTATTCGACAGAGTCCCTCCTCAGCCTCCCGTTAAGGATATCACCAAGGCAAAGATTGCATTGGTAACCTCAGGCGGTGTTGTGCCCAAGGGTAACCCCGACCACATTGAAGCTTCAAACGCTTCACACTACGGCGAATATTCAATCGCAGGTATGGCCGCTCTTTCATCAAAAGACAGCGAAACAGCTCACGGCGGATATGACCCGACCTATTGTAACGCAAACCCCAACCGAGTTCTTCCGGTAGACGTTTTGCGCGACATGGAAAAAGAGGGAAAGATCGGAAAGCTTCATGACAAGTACTATACAACGGTAGGAAACGGTACCGCTGTAAAGCGTGCAAAGAAATTTGCCGAAGAAATTGTTCAAAAACTTGTGAACGATGGAGTGCAGGCTGTAATTCTTACCTCCACGTGAGGCACATGTACTCGTTGCGGTGCAACGATGGTTAAAGAAATCGAGAGATTCCTCCCGGTAGTACATATTGCAACTGTTGTTCCTATCTCAAAGACTGTTGGTGCTAACAGAATTGTGCCGGCCGTAGCTATTCCTCACCCGCTCGGTGATCCTAAAATGAACGACGCAGATGAGAAAAAACTCCGCCGATCACTTGTTGAAAAAGCATTAAAAGCTCTTGAAACACCTATTTCAGAGCAAACCGTTTTTTAA
- a CDS encoding glycine/sarcosine/betaine reductase component B subunit: protein MKLELGIIPINDMKFGNKTAVNGTCLEVNKAELEALIKEDPLVTGVELHIAKPGDNTRIIPVKDVLEPRCKVEGSGVCFPGFFTGEEAVVGAGKTHVLKGAAVVTTGTVVGFQEGIIDMSGPGAEYTPFSKTVNLVVDCKIQDDVTRAIKEKALRLMGLKTARYLGEAAKNVKPASVETYETLPFVEQAKQYPNLPKVGYVYMLQSQGLLHDTYYYGVDVKQILPTMMYPTEVMDGAIVSGNCVSACDKNPTYVHQNSPIIHELYKRHGKDINFMGVIVTNENVTLADKERSSNLSAKLAQMLGCDAVIVSEEGFGNPDADLIMNCRKIEEMGIKTVLVTDEYAGQDGASQSLADSNPLGNAVVSNGNANAVVKLPPMKTIIGDVKQANVIAGAWDGSLHADGTIEAEIQVITGATNELGFWNLSARGL, encoded by the coding sequence GTGAAACTTGAATTAGGTATTATACCCATTAACGACATGAAATTTGGAAACAAAACTGCCGTTAACGGAACATGCCTTGAAGTAAACAAAGCTGAACTTGAGGCTCTTATCAAGGAAGATCCGCTTGTAACCGGCGTTGAATTGCACATTGCAAAGCCCGGCGACAATACCCGAATTATCCCTGTAAAAGATGTTCTTGAACCCCGATGCAAGGTAGAAGGCAGCGGCGTTTGCTTCCCCGGTTTCTTTACCGGTGAAGAGGCTGTTGTTGGAGCAGGTAAAACCCACGTATTGAAGGGTGCTGCTGTAGTTACAACCGGAACCGTTGTTGGTTTCCAGGAAGGTATCATCGACATGAGCGGTCCGGGTGCTGAATATACACCCTTCTCAAAAACCGTAAACCTCGTTGTTGATTGCAAAATCCAAGACGATGTTACCCGTGCTATTAAAGAGAAGGCCTTACGCCTTATGGGCTTAAAAACAGCCCGATACCTCGGAGAAGCTGCTAAAAACGTAAAACCCGCTTCTGTAGAAACCTACGAAACACTTCCCTTCGTAGAGCAGGCTAAACAATATCCCAACCTTCCCAAGGTAGGTTATGTTTACATGCTCCAGAGTCAGGGACTTTTACATGATACCTACTACTATGGTGTCGACGTAAAGCAGATTCTTCCCACCATGATGTACCCCACAGAAGTTATGGACGGTGCAATCGTAAGCGGTAACTGCGTTTCTGCATGCGATAAAAACCCGACCTATGTTCACCAGAACAGCCCCATTATCCATGAACTCTATAAGAGACACGGAAAAGACATCAACTTCATGGGTGTAATTGTTACAAACGAAAACGTTACTCTTGCAGACAAGGAAAGATCTTCCAACCTTTCAGCAAAGTTGGCTCAGATGCTCGGCTGCGATGCAGTTATCGTTTCTGAAGAAGGTTTCGGAAACCCCGATGCTGACTTGATCATGAACTGCCGCAAGATCGAAGAAATGGGTATCAAGACCGTTCTCGTAACCGACGAATATGCCGGTCAAGACGGTGCAAGTCAGTCTCTTGCTGACTCGAACCCCTTAGGAAATGCTGTAGTTTCTAACGGAAACGCAAACGCTGTTGTAAAACTTCCCCCGATGAAGACCATCATCGGAGATGTAAAACAGGCAAATGTTATTGCAGGTGCTTGGGACGGAAGTTTACATGCCGACGGAACAATCGAAGCTGAAATTCAGGTTATTACCGGTGCTACAAACGAGCTCGGATTCTGGAATCTTAGCGCAAGAGGACTATAA
- a CDS encoding epoxyqueuosine reductase QueH, producing MMPQKINYDRLMQETIKNLGSNDKTLLLHSCCAPCSSSVILKLAPFFKLTVFYYNPNIDTDEEYSKRAEEQKHLISIYNEENISSHKIEIIKEVYDPQEFSEISQGLEDCPEGGERCMRCYLLRLKKTAERAKKDGFDFFTSTLSVSPLKNAEKLNTIGLSLESEGCKWLPSDFKKRNGYLDSINLSKKYGLYRQDYCGCKYSKR from the coding sequence ATGATGCCTCAAAAAATAAACTATGACAGACTGATGCAGGAGACGATAAAAAATTTAGGTTCAAATGATAAGACCTTATTGCTCCATTCCTGCTGTGCGCCTTGCAGCTCTTCCGTTATCTTAAAGCTTGCTCCTTTTTTTAAGCTTACTGTTTTCTATTATAATCCCAATATAGACACGGATGAGGAGTACTCAAAAAGGGCCGAGGAACAAAAACATCTTATTTCCATATATAATGAAGAGAACATCTCATCTCACAAGATAGAAATAATCAAAGAGGTCTATGATCCGCAAGAATTCTCTGAGATTTCTCAAGGTTTGGAAGATTGTCCCGAAGGAGGGGAGCGCTGTATGCGCTGTTACCTTTTGCGGCTAAAAAAAACTGCCGAAAGAGCTAAAAAGGACGGTTTTGACTTTTTTACTTCAACTCTTTCGGTAAGTCCCCTAAAAAATGCGGAAAAACTTAATACTATCGGCCTTTCTCTTGAAAGTGAAGGCTGCAAATGGCTGCCGAGCGATTTTAAAAAAAGGAACGGCTATCTTGATTCTATAAATTTAAGCAAAAAATACGGTCTTTACAGACAGGATTACTGCGGCTGCAAATACTCGAAACGATAA
- a CDS encoding DHH family phosphoesterase has product MSSSNSETKKIKPISIGRKNAVMERIFELIYEKSSFLLLGHKHADEDCISSVVAFGLLLRKFGKTVNIFLEDNVPDNLSFFADICRYNFISLFVNDVTEVINPDVLVILDTPKPDMIASNDAIEVFLKDKTLPKVEIDHHFAADADYSGDEDYRLTLRASSTCEIIGQMCLKLEKRPEILKKYGIHELYSRNIVLAMLTGMIGDAKMGNYLFKQRDKAFYNYFSKKFNSILHEKFNEGSQNISSVNEIVDVMEKLSDEDARIYESVMKNASYDGRVGIIILDEKQSDALSSGIDYNQFLGVIKRATDNIAEKVHGVGISAYFDPVEISDKIQLRIRASGDVKGIDVRPILSEFSIADGGGHPGAIGFRFPRTEIKDLPAYVEKISKKVKTLIPK; this is encoded by the coding sequence ATGAGCTCTAGTAATTCTGAAACAAAAAAAATAAAACCTATCAGTATCGGCAGAAAAAATGCGGTAATGGAAAGGATTTTTGAACTTATATATGAAAAATCATCATTTTTGCTTTTAGGGCATAAGCACGCCGATGAGGATTGCATATCCTCGGTTGTTGCTTTCGGCTTATTGTTGCGTAAATTCGGGAAAACCGTAAATATTTTTTTAGAAGATAATGTTCCGGATAATCTTTCTTTTTTTGCGGATATTTGCAGATACAATTTTATCTCTTTGTTTGTTAATGATGTGACTGAGGTCATAAATCCCGATGTTTTAGTTATTTTGGATACACCCAAGCCTGATATGATAGCCTCAAATGATGCTATTGAAGTTTTTTTAAAGGATAAAACGCTTCCTAAGGTTGAGATAGATCATCACTTTGCCGCAGATGCAGATTATTCGGGAGATGAGGATTATAGACTTACCTTGAGGGCGTCAAGTACCTGCGAGATAATAGGGCAAATGTGCTTAAAACTTGAAAAACGCCCTGAGATTCTTAAAAAATACGGTATACATGAGTTATATTCACGCAACATAGTTCTTGCTATGCTCACAGGCATGATTGGAGATGCAAAGATGGGAAACTATCTTTTTAAGCAGCGTGATAAGGCTTTTTATAATTATTTTTCAAAAAAGTTTAATTCTATTCTTCATGAAAAATTTAACGAAGGTTCTCAAAACATAAGTTCCGTAAACGAAATTGTGGATGTAATGGAAAAACTTTCAGATGAAGATGCAAGAATTTATGAATCGGTAATGAAAAATGCGTCTTATGATGGACGTGTCGGTATTATAATCTTAGATGAAAAACAGTCCGATGCTTTAAGTTCGGGGATTGATTATAATCAGTTTTTGGGAGTCATAAAGCGTGCTACAGACAATATAGCCGAAAAAGTTCATGGAGTGGGTATCTCGGCATATTTTGATCCTGTGGAAATCTCCGATAAAATTCAGCTTAGAATAAGGGCTTCCGGAGATGTAAAGGGGATTGATGTAAGACCTATTTTAAGTGAATTTAGTATTGCAGACGGAGGCGGTCATCCGGGGGCCATAGGCTTTAGGTTCCCCAGAACGGAAATCAAGGATCTTCCGGCCTATGTAGAAAAAATTTCCAAAAAAGTTAAAACCCTTATTCCGAAATGA
- a CDS encoding ATP-dependent Clp protease adaptor ClpS yields MELKKQAQKGTIISEKFIEPENYRVILLNDDFTPMDFVVAVLISIFNKSQEEAETLMFKVHKTGQASVGIYVYDIATTKCFQVLTAAKNNNFPLQCKVEKV; encoded by the coding sequence ATGGAACTAAAAAAGCAAGCCCAAAAGGGGACTATTATATCTGAAAAATTTATAGAACCGGAAAATTATAGGGTCATTCTTCTTAACGATGACTTTACCCCAATGGATTTTGTTGTGGCCGTCCTTATTTCCATATTTAATAAGTCGCAGGAAGAGGCCGAAACTTTGATGTTTAAGGTTCATAAAACGGGACAAGCCTCTGTCGGTATCTATGTATATGACATAGCAACAACAAAATGCTTTCAAGTATTAACGGCAGCAAAAAATAATAATTTTCCGCTGCAATGCAAGGTTGAAAAAGTATGA
- the clpA gene encoding ATP-dependent Clp protease ATP-binding subunit ClpA has translation MNFTVSLTVRRIFQDAVEDAKKRNHEFVTPEHLLWAIMFNPKALELFTLSGSDLGYIHDNLNTYLENKVPVRTKDNQAEPIQTVGLQNVFERAILNCNAAEKPVIGINDIIVSLMDEEKNHCSFFMKQSGIDRLRLLQLVSSPDFYDDGKNRSAYEEAEDVREAQGLKEDSAAHTAEEKNTDKSKAQKTYLERFTVNLTEKARKGRLSPIIGREEEIERTIQILCRKQKNNPIHVGGAGVGKTAITEGLAQRITANKVPGFLKNANIYSLSLSDLLAGAKFRGDFEERLKRIVSEISREKNAILFIDEIHTIVNANSGGGGIEAPDLLKPILANGKVRCIGATTFEEYNKHFTKDAALARRFQKIDIEEPNEEEAVKILKGLRESYENFHKVHYSDEVLESAVHLSAIHIRDRFLPDKAIDLIDEAGALIKIRADKEKNENEADKKDLEETALPEVSLSDIDKIVAKTAKIPEQRVSVNETEKLRHFEEILSKKIFGQDTAIEGVTKAVKRSRAGFRSKDKPVANFLFVGPTGVGKTELAKTLAEELGIPLLRFDMSEYQEKHTVSRLIGSPPGYVGFEEGGLLTSAVQKSPNAVLLLDEIEKAHADIYNILLQIMDYATLTDNQGRKAAFNNIILIMTSNAGSSNIGKPLIGFGGERISESAVDEAVEKTFTPEFRNRLDAIIKFGPLTMQVMSLIIKKEVEKIRSQLAEKEISLELDEDVIPLLAEKGYSEEFGARNAARLVEDEFVTPLTDMILFGETKKGSSVKCRIGDKLKKPYLVLNIK, from the coding sequence ATGAATTTTACGGTAAGTCTAACTGTCAGACGCATTTTTCAAGATGCTGTTGAAGACGCTAAAAAAAGAAATCATGAATTTGTTACTCCGGAGCACCTCCTGTGGGCTATTATGTTCAATCCCAAGGCCTTGGAGCTTTTTACCCTTTCAGGTTCGGATTTGGGTTACATCCACGATAACCTAAACACCTACCTTGAAAACAAGGTTCCGGTAAGGACAAAAGACAATCAGGCAGAACCTATTCAAACAGTAGGCCTGCAAAATGTTTTTGAAAGGGCAATTTTAAACTGCAACGCTGCCGAAAAGCCCGTTATCGGGATTAACGACATAATAGTAAGCCTTATGGATGAGGAAAAAAATCATTGTTCTTTTTTTATGAAGCAAAGCGGAATAGACCGCCTAAGGCTCCTCCAGCTGGTAAGCAGCCCCGACTTCTATGATGACGGCAAAAACCGAAGTGCCTATGAAGAAGCCGAAGATGTTCGGGAAGCTCAGGGCTTAAAAGAAGACTCTGCCGCCCATACTGCCGAAGAAAAAAACACGGACAAAAGCAAGGCACAAAAAACTTATCTTGAAAGGTTTACGGTAAATTTAACCGAAAAAGCCCGCAAGGGCCGGCTTTCTCCCATCATCGGAAGGGAAGAAGAAATAGAAAGAACTATTCAGATTTTATGCCGCAAGCAAAAAAACAATCCCATTCATGTTGGAGGAGCCGGAGTCGGAAAAACGGCTATCACCGAGGGGCTTGCCCAAAGAATTACGGCAAATAAGGTTCCCGGCTTTTTAAAAAACGCAAATATATACAGCTTAAGCCTATCGGACCTGCTGGCCGGAGCAAAATTTAGAGGCGACTTTGAAGAGAGGCTTAAACGGATTGTATCCGAAATTTCACGAGAAAAAAATGCTATTCTTTTTATAGATGAAATCCACACCATTGTAAATGCAAACTCGGGCGGAGGCGGAATTGAAGCACCTGATCTTTTAAAACCGATTTTGGCGAACGGAAAGGTTCGCTGTATCGGAGCTACAACCTTTGAAGAATACAATAAGCATTTTACAAAGGACGCAGCCCTTGCAAGGCGTTTCCAAAAAATAGATATTGAAGAGCCGAATGAAGAAGAAGCCGTTAAAATATTAAAAGGCCTTCGCGAAAGTTACGAGAATTTTCATAAGGTGCATTACAGTGATGAGGTTTTGGAGTCGGCAGTCCATCTTTCGGCCATTCATATCAGGGACAGGTTTTTGCCCGACAAGGCCATAGACCTTATAGACGAGGCCGGTGCCCTGATTAAGATAAGAGCCGATAAAGAAAAGAACGAAAATGAAGCTGATAAAAAAGACCTTGAAGAAACAGCCTTGCCGGAGGTAAGTCTTTCCGACATAGATAAGATAGTTGCAAAAACAGCCAAGATTCCGGAACAAAGGGTTTCGGTAAACGAAACGGAAAAACTGCGGCACTTTGAAGAAATCCTTTCAAAAAAAATCTTCGGGCAAGATACCGCCATCGAGGGCGTTACCAAGGCTGTAAAACGCTCCCGAGCCGGCTTCCGCTCCAAGGATAAGCCGGTTGCAAACTTTTTGTTTGTCGGCCCCACGGGCGTAGGCAAAACCGAACTTGCTAAGACCCTTGCAGAAGAGCTGGGTATCCCCCTCCTCCGCTTCGATATGAGCGAATATCAGGAAAAGCACACGGTAAGCCGCCTCATAGGCTCACCCCCCGGTTATGTAGGTTTTGAAGAAGGCGGGCTTTTAACCTCTGCCGTGCAAAAAAGCCCTAATGCGGTTCTTCTATTGGACGAGATAGAAAAGGCTCATGCCGACATCTATAATATTCTTTTACAGATTATGGACTATGCTACCCTTACCGATAATCAGGGCAGAAAGGCGGCCTTTAACAATATAATTCTTATTATGACAAGCAATGCAGGCTCTTCCAATATAGGAAAGCCCTTAATCGGTTTCGGAGGAGAGCGTATTTCGGAATCGGCTGTCGATGAGGCTGTCGAAAAAACTTTTACTCCGGAATTCAGAAACAGGCTTGATGCAATCATAAAATTCGGCCCCCTTACGATGCAGGTTATGAGCCTTATCATCAAAAAGGAAGTAGAAAAAATACGCTCCCAGCTTGCCGAAAAAGAAATTTCCCTTGAGCTTGACGAAGACGTTATTCCTCTTTTAGCCGAAAAAGGATATTCGGAAGAATTTGGAGCCCGCAATGCGGCCCGCCTTGTCGAAGACGAATTTGTAACCCCCTTAACGGATATGATTCTTTTTGGGGAAACAAAAAAAGGAAGCTCCGTAAAATGCCGAATCGGGGACAAACTTAAAAAGCCCTATTTGGTGTTAAACATAAAATAA
- the aat gene encoding leucyl/phenylalanyl-tRNA--protein transferase, producing the protein MQTDFSSLSLLSSTEKKILLKRSQKDFPWLESEDFFDFNKALGEEDYIQKSQDDEVISGGNLSPGMILSAYKHSFFPWFSEEDPIIWFSPSLRFVIDKASFHIPSRLKREIKKMDFRISQNEAFDQVIENCALIKREGQKGTWITDDMLQAYRLLHKLGFAHSVEAWKGGELAGGFYGLYINEVFIGESMFSEISGASKTAFALFAQDFFENKKGILIDAQIPSENIKRFGGFKMLRSRYLGILNF; encoded by the coding sequence ATGCAGACCGATTTTTCTTCATTATCGCTTTTAAGTTCTACGGAAAAAAAGATACTCTTAAAAAGAAGTCAAAAGGATTTTCCTTGGCTTGAGAGCGAAGATTTTTTTGATTTTAATAAGGCCTTGGGAGAAGAAGATTATATTCAAAAATCCCAAGATGATGAGGTCATATCGGGAGGAAACCTTTCGCCGGGCATGATTCTTTCGGCCTATAAACATTCTTTTTTTCCTTGGTTTTCCGAAGAAGACCCGATAATCTGGTTTTCTCCATCTCTGCGGTTTGTAATCGACAAGGCTTCTTTTCATATTCCGTCCCGCCTAAAAAGAGAAATAAAAAAAATGGATTTTAGGATAAGTCAAAATGAAGCCTTTGATCAGGTTATAGAAAACTGTGCCCTAATCAAACGAGAGGGGCAAAAAGGAACTTGGATCACGGATGACATGCTTCAAGCTTATAGGCTTCTTCATAAGCTGGGCTTTGCTCACTCTGTCGAAGCATGGAAAGGCGGCGAATTGGCCGGAGGCTTTTACGGCCTTTATATAAACGAGGTCTTTATAGGCGAATCCATGTTCAGCGAGATAAGCGGAGCCTCCAAAACAGCCTTTGCCCTCTTTGCCCAAGACTTCTTTGAAAACAAGAAGGGCATTTTAATAGATGCCCAAATCCCTTCCGAAAACATAAAACGCTTCGGCGGCTTTAAGATGCTGAGAAGCAGGTATCTGGGGATTTTGAATTTCTGA
- the vapC gene encoding type II toxin-antitoxin system tRNA(fMet)-specific endonuclease VapC yields MYYLDTNICIYFINGKYQSLKNKILSIPPSKIRLPSIVKAELLLGAYKSSKKKENLKWLEVFFKEFEVEPFSDQTAYTYADIRSKLEKSGTLIGPNDLLIASIVLYNNGTLVTNNTKEFKRIKTLKLENWVEE; encoded by the coding sequence ATGTATTATTTGGACACAAATATCTGTATTTATTTTATAAACGGAAAGTATCAATCCCTCAAAAATAAAATTTTATCTATTCCGCCTTCTAAGATAAGACTTCCTTCAATTGTAAAGGCAGAGCTTTTATTGGGCGCATATAAGAGCAGCAAAAAGAAAGAAAACCTAAAATGGCTTGAAGTATTTTTTAAAGAATTTGAAGTAGAGCCATTTTCGGATCAGACGGCATACACCTATGCAGATATCCGTTCAAAGCTGGAAAAAAGCGGAACCCTTATCGGGCCTAATGACTTACTTATAGCATCAATAGTTCTATATAATAACGGAACCTTGGTAACGAATAATACAAAAGAATTTAAAAGGATAAAAACTCTTAAACTCGAAAATTGGGTTGAAGAGTGA